GACGGACAGCTGCCCCGGCAGTCCCGCCTCCTGAAGGAAGCTGAGGTAGGTCCTCGTCTGCCGGACGGCCTCGCTGAGGTTGCCTTCCCCGAGGTGCGCTTGGACGAGACACCGGTGGGCGCTCTCCCGCAGCGGGTCGCCTGCTACGGCCTGGAGCCCCGCCTCGATGGCATCGGTGAAGGCGCCCTGGGACACGTGCCAGCACGACAGACGCTCGAGGGAGTGCAGGCGGAGCTGGTGGTGGCGCTCCCGTTCGATGACCAGCCAGTCGTCGTACCAGGACGGCAGCAGGTCGGTGCTCAGCGTCGACGAGTCCACTCCGTCCGAAGGACGGGCATCGGGCTGCCAGTGCTCGACCAGCCGGCGTAGGCGCCGCACGTCGATGTCGACGTCGGGGCTGAGCCGCAGCTGCCCCGACATGGCTTGGACGAGGCAGTGCCCACCCGGCTTCGGCAGGCGCCAGAGCGTCGAGCGGAGGCAGGCGTGTGCCTGCTCGTCGGAACAGTCAGCCCAGAGCTTGAACGCGACCAGGTCCCGAGCAGCACCGTCGCGCAGGGCCAGGAATGCGATGAGCCGTTCGGCCCGGGGCGCGAGCCCGAATTCGTCATCCCCATGGGTCAGCGTGAATCGACCTAGGAGCCGCAACTCCAACCCGTCGTCCCGTGCACCCATGTCGCCTCTTCGGTCGTTGTTCGCCAGCCGCCGAAGCATCCCCCAAAACTCATCTCACCAAAATCGGACAAACGGTGTAAGACTTGGCCGGAACCCTTCACTATAAGTAGTCGAAGGTTGGTCCATCCGGGGAATTGGTAGCAGAGCCCATCAAAAAAGCCGCTTGACCAGACATAGCCAGCGTCACTCAATCGGAGTCTCCACGGTTTCAGGGGATTGCCACTCGCCGCGGCCATGGTGCAAGGTTCCGTCGAGCGCTTCTTCGCTATATGGAGGCTGCGGTCCGCGCCCTGTGGCCTCCGGTTCGAAGGCGGGCGTGGAACGGCGTGGAACCGTCATACCCGGCTGAACGGGTTGCTCCACTTCCTGGCCGGCCGCCACCAACCTCGCCAAATCCCTCCTACATCGCCCGAGAGACCCCAAACATCCACTCACACTCC
Above is a window of Actinomycetes bacterium DNA encoding:
- a CDS encoding bacterial transcriptional activator domain-containing protein encodes the protein MSGQLRLSPDVDIDVRRLRRLVEHWQPDARPSDGVDSSTLSTDLLPSWYDDWLVIERERHHQLRLHSLERLSCWHVSQGAFTDAIEAGLQAVAGDPLRESAHRCLVQAHLGEGNLSEAVRQTRTYLSFLQEAGLPGQLSVQLEALIATSNRWHQVPSPGPRAPQ